From a region of the Candidatus Omnitrophota bacterium genome:
- a CDS encoding FAD-dependent oxidoreductase: MKKIVIVGGGFAGISAVKTLAKSKLELVLIDKKQSWDFLPCLPDILSQKINPVFLTVNLADFIKKLGGKFINQEVKSVDLAQKNLKLDSQDLSYDYLLLCSGTKTNFFGNSEMKRQALKLDSIADAELILSRLEKDDFDKIVVIGGGYTGIEIATNLRQRQAKPISIIEKSPNLLGTLPQWMKDYVKANLDRLNIEVLASSEISQIPKRTLLIWSAGVKSDDYIFNLKQNKTPQGRLKVDKYLKITDNCFVAGDIANFDYRSRPLRMSIQFAITQGRLAARNIINSIKGKPLTEYKPKDLGYVIPMPNNKSCGLVLGLRVKSRLATFLHYFMCIFRSESFKNKLGIIKNLIKGGA; this comes from the coding sequence ATGAAAAAAATTGTTATTGTCGGTGGTGGCTTTGCCGGAATTTCAGCCGTAAAAACCCTGGCTAAATCTAAACTGGAATTAGTTCTTATCGATAAAAAGCAAAGTTGGGATTTTCTACCCTGCCTTCCCGATATCCTCAGCCAAAAAATAAATCCTGTATTTCTTACCGTAAATTTAGCTGATTTTATTAAAAAACTTGGCGGTAAATTTATCAATCAAGAAGTAAAATCGGTAGATTTGGCTCAAAAGAATCTTAAGCTAGATTCTCAAGACCTAAGCTATGACTATCTGCTTCTTTGTAGCGGAACTAAAACTAATTTTTTCGGTAACTCGGAGATGAAAAGACAGGCACTAAAACTAGACTCAATAGCAGACGCCGAGCTTATCCTTAGCCGCCTAGAAAAAGATGACTTTGATAAAATAGTCGTTATCGGTGGTGGTTATACCGGAATTGAAATTGCCACTAACCTGCGACAGCGTCAGGCTAAACCGATCAGCATTATCGAAAAATCACCCAACCTGCTCGGTACTCTGCCTCAATGGATGAAAGATTACGTTAAAGCTAATCTTGATAGATTAAATATTGAAGTCCTGGCTTCTTCTGAAATCAGCCAGATTCCCAAAAGAACTTTGCTGATCTGGTCAGCCGGAGTAAAATCAGACGACTACATCTTTAACTTAAAACAAAACAAAACTCCCCAGGGAAGATTAAAGGTGGATAAATACTTAAAAATAACCGACAACTGCTTTGTGGCCGGCGACATAGCTAACTTTGATTATCGCAGCCGGCCCTTAAGAATGTCTATACAATTTGCTATTACTCAAGGCAGACTAGCTGCAAGAAATATCATAAACAGCATCAAAGGCAAACCTCTAACCGAATACAAACCTAAGGATTTAGGCTATGTTATACCCATGCCCAACAACAAATCCTGCGGTTTAGTCTTGGGCTTGAGAGTAAAAAGCCGCTTAGCCACTTTTCTCCACTATTTTATGTGTATTTTTCGCTCGGAAAGTTTTAAAAATAAGCTGGGAATAATTAAAAATCTTATAAAAGGAGGTGCCTGA
- a CDS encoding DoxX family protein, with the protein MKSYATLPLRLALGAVFIFHGLQKAFGLFGGPGIKGFSGMLAGLGFPFSEIMAILVAYVELIAGILLVLGVLTRISSLSLLIIMIVALLKVHLAKGFSIMNGGYEYDLVLILICLSLIISGGGKLSLGQKLNKLKNL; encoded by the coding sequence ATGAAAAGCTATGCGACTCTGCCTCTGCGCCTGGCTCTTGGAGCAGTGTTTATTTTTCACGGCCTACAAAAAGCCTTTGGGCTATTTGGCGGACCAGGAATAAAAGGTTTCTCAGGAATGCTTGCTGGACTAGGCTTTCCTTTTTCGGAAATCATGGCAATTCTAGTTGCCTACGTTGAGCTAATCGCCGGAATCCTTTTAGTTTTGGGGGTTCTAACAAGAATCTCTTCTCTATCACTTTTAATAATTATGATAGTTGCCCTGCTTAAAGTCCATCTAGCTAAAGGTTTTTCGATTATGAACGGTGGTTATGAATATGATCTGGTTCTAATTTTGATTTGTCTTTCGCTAATCATCTCCGGAGGCGGAAAATTAAGTTTAGGCCAAAAACTAAATAAATTAAAAAATCTTTAA
- a CDS encoding pyrimidine dimer DNA glycosylase/endonuclease V yields the protein MRIWDIPPKKLCRNHLLGEHRELHAIWSILTKNKKGYSRHPETLRWKCKLASLYLRHNKLVAEMANRGYRHKSDLDRKLATGSKKQCIFIDSYKEQVKILKRKNCGCKI from the coding sequence ATGAGAATTTGGGATATACCTCCAAAAAAACTTTGTCGCAATCATCTTCTAGGTGAGCATAGGGAATTACATGCTATTTGGTCTATTCTAACTAAGAATAAAAAAGGATACTCTCGGCATCCGGAGACGCTTAGATGGAAGTGTAAATTGGCTTCGTTATATTTGCGGCACAATAAACTTGTTGCGGAGATGGCCAATAGAGGATATAGGCATAAGAGCGACCTTGATAGAAAATTAGCTACCGGCTCAAAAAAGCAGTGTATATTTATAGATTCCTATAAAGAGCAGGTAAAGATATTAAAAAGAAAAAATTGTGGCTGTAAGATTTAA
- a CDS encoding autotransporter domain-containing protein — translation MSFKGKGRALFRILGIRRNQAYSGVIFAGSGDFYAEFIANRAAVRRLPGEGTLFLGHNLAAVTTTVDSAGDGGTLNLTGSRTITGNLTLDNAGSLGLGANTLTLGGTGIYTQGSGTTLNLTVDTPSTSGRITSGAAAVVNTASTVAVTVSNDIYIPSNATFTIIDTNGSGIGNAPTTVTSSNSRVSFSASNSGGNLVLTADRSTSGFESQASSSNSAAVGRVLDNISNPSSDMTTILNTLEALSGGGVASAENDMGLSANRGVINTSNGSLDKFVRTTVLRLQDSKIEEDSLEEDSLEDSFNNDIWFQSYGGYARQGERGASKGYRAKLWGNVIGFDHGFLNNSLRLGIDQGFSEGKIRSKDNEERTRITSYQTGLYGEYSHPDKPYLFDAVLTYGYSEYNNSRKVTVGSIERTANADYDGQQLSAYLEGGYKLKKKNFEIIPLLALSYTNLELDDYTETGAGALNLSVESQNYQTLQLGGGLRLSKVFESEKMLFTPELRFRYFYSVVNEKQQSLASFEGGGASFETSGYRPAPSSFNVGSRFEFFNKKNTTLLVDLETQLKEDFYELGGSVTYKVSF, via the coding sequence TTGAGCTTCAAGGGCAAAGGCAGGGCTTTGTTTCGGATCCTCGGAATCCGTCGGAATCAGGCGTATTCTGGCGTGATTTTTGCTGGGTCTGGTGACTTCTATGCGGAATTCATAGCGAATCGAGCCGCAGTCAGACGTCTGCCCGGGGAGGGTACACTTTTTCTAGGGCATAACCTGGCGGCCGTAACTACTACTGTAGATTCGGCAGGAGACGGCGGAACTTTAAATCTTACTGGCAGCCGCACAATTACCGGAAACCTTACTTTAGATAATGCCGGCAGTTTGGGCTTGGGAGCCAATACTCTTACTCTTGGCGGTACCGGCATTTATACTCAAGGATCAGGGACTACCCTTAACCTGACCGTTGATACGCCTTCAACCTCAGGCAGGATAACTTCTGGTGCCGCAGCAGTGGTAAATACAGCAAGTACAGTGGCGGTTACAGTTAGCAATGATATCTATATACCGTCAAATGCAACCTTTACTATTATCGATACTAATGGTTCAGGAATAGGGAATGCTCCGACTACAGTTACCTCAAGTAACTCTCGGGTGTCATTTAGCGCGTCAAATTCCGGAGGCAACTTGGTTTTAACTGCTGACCGGTCAACCTCTGGGTTTGAAAGCCAGGCTTCCAGCTCTAATTCAGCTGCTGTCGGTCGGGTTCTCGATAATATAAGCAATCCTTCTTCGGACATGACCACGATTCTTAATACTCTCGAAGCTTTATCTGGTGGTGGCGTAGCTTCGGCCGAGAACGACATGGGCCTTTCTGCTAACAGGGGAGTAATCAATACCTCAAACGGTTCCCTGGATAAATTTGTCAGGACCACGGTATTGCGTTTACAAGATTCAAAGATCGAGGAAGATAGCCTTGAGGAAGACTCATTAGAGGATTCTTTTAATAACGATATCTGGTTTCAGTCTTATGGTGGCTATGCCCGGCAGGGTGAGCGTGGTGCAAGTAAGGGTTACCGGGCTAAGCTTTGGGGTAATGTTATCGGCTTTGACCACGGGTTTTTGAATAATTCTTTACGCTTGGGTATAGACCAAGGGTTTAGCGAAGGTAAGATCAGGTCAAAAGATAACGAAGAGCGCACTCGGATAACAAGTTATCAGACCGGCCTTTACGGAGAATATAGCCATCCGGATAAGCCTTATCTGTTTGATGCAGTGCTGACTTACGGCTACAGTGAATATAATAATTCGAGAAAGGTAACTGTCGGTTCTATCGAAAGGACGGCTAATGCTGATTACGATGGCCAGCAGCTCTCAGCTTACCTGGAAGGCGGCTATAAGTTGAAAAAGAAGAATTTCGAGATCATTCCGCTTTTAGCTTTAAGCTACACTAATCTCGAGCTCGATGATTATACTGAGACTGGAGCCGGAGCGCTGAATCTCAGCGTTGAGTCTCAGAATTACCAAACTTTACAGCTGGGCGGAGGTCTTAGGTTGAGTAAGGTTTTTGAGAGCGAGAAGATGCTGTTCACTCCCGAGCTTCGTTTTCGTTATTTCTACAGTGTGGTGAATGAAAAACAGCAGTCTTTAGCCAGTTTTGAGGGCGGTGGGGCTTCTTTTGAAACTTCAGGCTACCGACCGGCACCCTCAAGCTTTAATGTCGGTTCCCGTTTTGAATTCTTCAACAAGAAAAATACCACTCTTTTGGTTGATTTAGAAACTCAGCTTAAAGAAGACTTTTACGAACTTGGCGGATCGGTTACTTACAAAGTTAGTTTTTAA
- a CDS encoding integrase core domain-containing protein yields MNHTQSYTINGCIFQEFLLLLGRVVHSDLIRQMEYLKVENEVLRTKCPKRITTSPAEKRKLIKYGLACRGRIKGIISIVSYSTFRRWVNGDIRNKYKPSKQGTPRKTTQEIIDLIVRLARENCDWGYGRIMGELKKLNIIRLSRNTIKAIMRQNGLDPAPIRAHDSWDAYIKRHFETLWACDFFTKTIWTAMGPKLFHVLFFLNIRTRKVHIAGITEKPKKEWVMEASKTVSFLFKDKTKKLLIRDGDAKFPKEFNSLFKDCNTKVKKIPHRSPNLNPYAEGFVGTIKRECTDHFFVFGERHFEYLVREYVKYYNTKRPHSGRDNRPLEYHSEKSTGKLKCDSRLGGMIKHYYWG; encoded by the coding sequence ATGAACCACACCCAATCTTATACCATAAACGGCTGTATATTCCAAGAGTTTTTACTGCTTCTGGGCAGGGTTGTCCACAGTGACCTGATCCGGCAGATGGAGTACCTGAAAGTGGAGAATGAGGTTCTGCGGACCAAATGCCCGAAACGGATAACCACAAGCCCGGCCGAGAAACGTAAGCTCATCAAATACGGCCTTGCCTGCAGGGGCAGAATAAAAGGCATTATATCCATCGTAAGCTATTCTACCTTCAGGCGCTGGGTAAATGGCGATATCCGCAATAAATATAAGCCTTCCAAGCAAGGCACGCCCAGAAAGACCACACAGGAAATAATAGACCTTATAGTACGCCTTGCCCGGGAAAACTGCGACTGGGGCTATGGCCGGATAATGGGCGAGTTAAAGAAACTAAACATCATCAGACTGTCCCGGAATACCATAAAGGCCATAATGCGCCAGAACGGCCTTGATCCGGCACCAATAAGGGCCCATGACTCATGGGATGCCTATATAAAGCGCCATTTCGAAACCTTATGGGCTTGTGACTTCTTTACCAAGACCATCTGGACAGCCATGGGGCCCAAGCTATTCCATGTATTATTCTTCTTGAATATCAGAACCCGGAAGGTCCATATAGCCGGTATAACAGAAAAACCTAAAAAGGAATGGGTGATGGAAGCGTCAAAGACGGTATCGTTTCTATTCAAAGATAAGACCAAGAAGCTCCTTATTCGAGACGGTGATGCTAAATTCCCGAAAGAGTTCAATAGCCTTTTCAAAGACTGTAATACAAAAGTCAAAAAGATACCGCACCGGTCACCGAATCTTAACCCTTATGCCGAAGGCTTCGTGGGAACCATAAAAAGGGAATGCACGGATCACTTCTTCGTGTTCGGCGAACGTCACTTCGAATACCTTGTCCGGGAATACGTCAAATACTATAATACCAAACGTCCGCATTCCGGCCGGGATAACCGGCCCCTTGAATATCATTCGGAGAAATCAACCGGCAAGCTCAAATGCGACTCACGCCTGGGTGGGATGATTAAGCATTATTATTGGGGGTAA
- a CDS encoding SIR2 family protein, translated as MTIEDKNPASRIIPNIEDHSSIIDAAQNGKLILFVGNGVSRLLGYPSWVELGRRAIDILYKEGHIEYSEKSSLLALNPKIQLSIFFDNYKAKGIDYDYGRLIFQDKEIAVKTAIYDALYSIGTVFVTTNYDDCLDKLADNKILSSKGDDSSLGNSGITSPTSVFFRKEDLTSARLDQPGSVIHLHGSVKSKETMIMTTRDYMDHYMNRFVIDFLNDLFSRKIVLFIGYGLEEEEILEFIVRKSNSPRVEEPRHFWLYPRMSRDNAAYKHLKGYFERHCGIKLIDYNIDKKGHVHLEEIIIKWAAVLKAKVNKPNFEEEKDVIRRLLNK; from the coding sequence ATGACGATAGAAGATAAAAATCCTGCGTCAAGAATTATTCCCAACATAGAAGATCATTCGTCTATTATCGACGCAGCTCAAAACGGCAAATTAATTTTGTTTGTCGGCAATGGAGTATCTAGATTATTGGGGTACCCTTCATGGGTTGAGCTTGGAAGACGGGCGATTGACATTCTCTATAAAGAAGGGCACATCGAATATTCAGAAAAATCTTCTCTCTTAGCCTTAAACCCCAAGATTCAACTCTCTATTTTTTTTGATAACTACAAAGCAAAAGGCATCGATTATGATTATGGAAGGTTAATTTTTCAGGATAAAGAAATAGCGGTAAAAACGGCGATATACGATGCTTTGTATTCGATAGGGACTGTTTTTGTAACGACTAATTATGATGATTGCCTTGATAAGCTCGCTGATAATAAAATATTAAGTTCAAAAGGTGATGACAGTTCTCTGGGAAACTCTGGAATTACCTCTCCTACTTCTGTATTTTTCAGGAAAGAGGATTTAACATCTGCGCGACTAGATCAGCCAGGCTCGGTTATTCATCTTCATGGAAGCGTAAAAAGCAAAGAAACCATGATTATGACCACCAGAGATTATATGGATCATTATATGAATAGATTTGTTATAGATTTTTTAAATGATTTGTTTTCGCGGAAGATTGTCTTGTTTATTGGATATGGACTGGAAGAAGAAGAAATATTGGAGTTCATTGTTAGAAAAAGCAATTCCCCGAGGGTTGAAGAACCAAGGCATTTTTGGCTATATCCACGTATGAGCAGGGATAACGCTGCCTATAAGCATCTTAAGGGATATTTTGAAAGACATTGTGGCATAAAATTGATTGACTATAACATCGACAAAAAAGGACACGTTCATTTGGAAGAGATCATTATTAAATGGGCAGCTGTTCTAAAAGCTAAAGTCAATAAGCCTAATTTTGAAGAAGAAAAAGATGTCATAAGGCGGTTATTAAACAAATGA
- a CDS encoding site-specific DNA-methyltransferase — translation MSAKLKFPKDYLNKIICGDCLEVMKAMPDESIDLAVTSPPYNLKNSTGNGMKDGRGGKWSRAALINGYSHHDDCMPHEEYVSWQIKCLDEMYRLIKNDGAIFYNHKWRVQNGLLQDRHDIVSKFPVRQIIVWKRKGGINFNAGYFLPTYEVIYLIAKPDFKLAKKANAYGDVWEFTQEMKNGHPAPFPVSLIQRIVSSTNAKIVLDPFMGSGTTAVVSRDLKRNYIGIDISPEYCRMARERIHSKQQSTKKEKCLKC, via the coding sequence ATGAGTGCTAAACTAAAATTTCCTAAGGATTATCTGAATAAGATCATTTGCGGTGATTGTTTAGAAGTAATGAAAGCAATGCCGGACGAATCGATTGATTTGGCTGTGACATCTCCGCCTTACAATCTTAAGAATTCTACAGGAAACGGTATGAAAGATGGTCGCGGTGGTAAATGGTCGAGAGCCGCTTTGATTAACGGATACAGTCATCATGATGACTGTATGCCTCATGAAGAATATGTGTCATGGCAAATTAAATGTCTCGATGAAATGTATAGATTAATAAAAAATGACGGAGCAATTTTTTATAATCATAAATGGCGGGTACAAAATGGCTTGCTTCAAGACCGGCATGACATTGTCAGTAAATTTCCTGTGCGCCAGATTATTGTTTGGAAAAGAAAAGGTGGAATTAATTTTAACGCAGGGTATTTCTTGCCTACTTATGAGGTTATATACTTGATAGCTAAACCGGATTTCAAATTGGCAAAAAAAGCGAATGCCTACGGTGATGTTTGGGAATTTACGCAGGAAATGAAAAATGGGCACCCTGCTCCATTTCCTGTATCTTTGATTCAAAGAATTGTATCATCAACCAATGCTAAAATTGTACTTGATCCTTTTATGGGCTCGGGAACGACAGCCGTTGTTTCAAGGGACCTTAAACGAAATTATATCGGCATTGATATTTCTCCAGAGTATTGTCGGATGGCGCGGGAACGAATACATTCAAAACAGCAGTCGACTAAAAAAGAAAAATGTTTAAAGTGCTAA
- a CDS encoding MvaI/BcnI restriction endonuclease family protein, translated as MKLFSKDELIKEIKAIASKGWHKSVKQTRDTRNDGAVGNTLEVLLGITENNLPIPNAREWELKGQRAHSSSLITLKHIEPSPTAARIVSNILLPKYGWPHKQAGFKYPKTEMSFRSTTSSSSFTNRGFTVVVDRTAKKLKFVFDSKKADMADPEIKAWLSSVKKRAGLGAISPEPYWGFEDLKYAIGEKIKNCFYVIAEAKIDDGHEYFCYQHLSVLSGFSFEKFLCCVEAGSLLIDFDARTGHNHGTKFRLKQGVWSDLYDDVKEVF; from the coding sequence ATGAAATTATTTTCAAAGGATGAGTTAATCAAGGAAATTAAAGCTATCGCATCGAAAGGGTGGCATAAGAGCGTAAAACAAACACGAGACACTCGAAATGATGGCGCTGTTGGCAACACGCTTGAAGTTCTTCTTGGCATTACAGAAAACAATCTGCCGATTCCTAATGCTCGAGAATGGGAGCTTAAAGGACAGCGAGCGCATTCTTCTTCGCTTATAACATTAAAGCACATTGAACCATCGCCAACAGCGGCTCGGATTGTAAGCAATATTCTTTTACCAAAATATGGTTGGCCACATAAACAGGCTGGGTTTAAATACCCCAAAACTGAAATGAGTTTTCGGTCTACCACCAGCTCTAGTAGTTTTACAAATCGCGGATTTACAGTAGTCGTTGATCGTACTGCTAAAAAGTTGAAGTTCGTATTTGACTCAAAGAAGGCTGATATGGCAGACCCTGAGATCAAGGCATGGCTATCTTCTGTTAAAAAAAGAGCTGGCTTGGGAGCGATTTCACCGGAGCCTTATTGGGGCTTTGAAGATTTGAAGTATGCGATTGGCGAAAAAATAAAGAATTGTTTTTACGTTATCGCTGAGGCCAAAATTGACGACGGGCATGAGTATTTTTGCTATCAACACCTTTCTGTTCTATCTGGTTTTTCATTTGAGAAATTCTTGTGCTGTGTAGAGGCAGGAAGTTTGTTGATTGATTTTGACGCCCGAACGGGACATAACCACGGAACAAAATTTCGGCTCAAGCAAGGCGTGTGGTCGGATCTATATGATGATGTTAAAGAGGTGTTTTGA
- a CDS encoding site-specific DNA-methyltransferase — MAHERLCNCGHTHINCMGPKDWLKSQIGVWQFFYETRDIRDKSVHPATFPISLAKKVIELFTHQGQLVIDPFVGSGTSLIAATDLNRNAVGFDLQKKYIELCVKRLQKNPNLFNACAQMAIQDDARNISEYLSPNTVSLIWTSPPYANLLNRSRQNKSRRDRNNKQLGKVEQYSQDVRDLGTMAIDSYTTAMGDIFEGLLPLLREKAHCVINVPDMWWENRRITIHVSLIEELRKRGYELRNVIIWDRTNVVNGIGIFGWPSNYITMGVTFEYLLDFWKPPQKRY; from the coding sequence ATGGCGCACGAGCGTTTATGTAATTGTGGCCATACACATATTAATTGCATGGGCCCCAAGGACTGGCTTAAATCCCAAATAGGAGTTTGGCAGTTTTTTTATGAAACTCGCGATATAAGAGATAAATCTGTTCATCCTGCAACTTTTCCAATATCCCTCGCAAAAAAAGTCATCGAATTATTCACACATCAGGGACAATTGGTTATTGACCCGTTTGTTGGAAGTGGAACATCACTTATTGCCGCAACTGATTTGAACCGAAATGCCGTTGGGTTCGATCTCCAAAAAAAATACATTGAGTTATGTGTTAAGCGGCTCCAAAAGAATCCTAACCTGTTTAATGCATGTGCTCAGATGGCCATTCAGGATGACGCCAGAAATATTTCAGAATATCTCTCCCCCAATACTGTAAGTTTGATCTGGACATCTCCGCCCTACGCAAATCTTTTAAATAGATCCCGTCAAAACAAATCTCGACGCGACAGGAACAACAAGCAATTGGGTAAAGTTGAGCAATATTCTCAAGATGTGCGTGATCTAGGCACAATGGCTATTGATTCCTATACGACGGCAATGGGAGATATTTTTGAAGGGTTACTTCCTCTGCTTAGAGAGAAAGCACATTGCGTTATTAATGTTCCGGATATGTGGTGGGAAAACCGGCGCATTACAATTCACGTTTCGTTGATTGAGGAACTCCGTAAGAGAGGCTATGAATTACGAAATGTCATAATATGGGATCGTACCAATGTGGTCAATGGCATTGGTATTTTTGGCTGGCCAAGCAATTATATAACAATGGGTGTAACTTTTGAATATCTTTTAGATTTCTGGAAGCCGCCCCAAAAAAGGTATTAG
- the lexA gene encoding transcriptional repressor LexA — translation MSNIMISDKEAIVIKAIRNALVNFGKCPSLRDLMGTLGYRSPRSVALLINKLISKGVLRRNPSGALRLVMDINNSDNVQTISVPLVGTVACGIPILAEENIESWFPVSTKLAQLPHKYFLVRAKGDSMNQKGIEDGDFLLVRKQETANTGDVIIALVDNEVTVKQYNSSGDTVVLKPCSSNKQHKPIVVTRDFQVQGIVVTTIRNI, via the coding sequence ATGAGCAATATAATGATTTCCGATAAAGAAGCGATTGTCATTAAAGCCATCCGAAATGCTCTTGTCAATTTTGGCAAATGCCCTTCATTAAGAGACTTAATGGGGACTTTAGGATATCGTTCACCTCGCTCTGTTGCCCTATTGATTAACAAATTAATTTCTAAAGGAGTGTTGCGTAGAAATCCTTCAGGGGCCTTGCGATTGGTTATGGATATTAATAACAGTGATAATGTTCAGACAATCAGCGTGCCTCTTGTCGGTACTGTTGCCTGTGGTATTCCTATTTTAGCTGAAGAAAATATCGAATCGTGGTTTCCGGTTTCAACAAAATTAGCCCAACTTCCGCATAAATATTTTCTTGTCAGAGCCAAAGGCGACTCAATGAATCAGAAAGGTATTGAAGATGGTGACTTCCTACTCGTGCGCAAACAGGAAACCGCAAACACAGGAGATGTCATCATTGCTTTAGTTGACAACGAGGTTACAGTTAAACAATATAATTCATCAGGAGATACGGTCGTTTTGAAACCGTGTTCGAGCAATAAACAACATAAGCCAATAGTGGTTACTAGAGATTTTCAGGTGCAGGGTATTGTAGTTACTACGATTCGAAATATCTAA